From Deinococcus aquaticus, one genomic window encodes:
- a CDS encoding cytochrome P450, with protein sequence MTNAPYPTSPRVIPTVSGPPVIGSITQLYPHRLRAFLTAAYREHGPVFNVTGLGQTYTVLAGPEANVWTVKEGHRHLRSLEAWRPNDQAFGVQRSMISVDGPEHRTFRRTESRTYARSYLGANLRRALSVTAEDLVPLRAGDDLQVAHWCKAVITEQLARVVVNGTARPYLNDLLSFVQNTLMVRVTRQRPPLVEQLPGFRRARARSLGMVEALIEEHRRVPPEQAGRAPDLIDDLLAAQAADPAFWSDMDLRMATMGAFIAGMDTAANTLAFVLYRVGRHPELVPALVAEADTAFQDGPPSMDTLGGLPHLHRFVMECLRLHPIAPAMTRTVTQDFEFAGVTVPQGRRVIIGTTVPHGLDGCFTDADRFDPERFAPGRMEHRRPGAFAPYGLGTHICAGSGMAEGLIMLNLAAILRTLDLRGDPAYVLREVARPTATPDDRLTLRVNAVRHPAVSLLA encoded by the coding sequence ATGACGAACGCCCCGTACCCGACCTCCCCGCGCGTCATTCCCACCGTGTCCGGGCCGCCCGTGATCGGCAGCATCACGCAGCTGTACCCACACCGCCTGCGCGCCTTCCTGACGGCCGCGTACCGCGAGCACGGCCCGGTGTTCAACGTGACGGGACTGGGGCAGACGTACACGGTGCTGGCCGGGCCAGAAGCGAACGTGTGGACCGTGAAGGAAGGACACCGCCACCTGCGTTCCCTGGAGGCGTGGCGGCCGAACGATCAGGCGTTCGGGGTGCAGCGCTCCATGATCAGCGTGGACGGCCCGGAGCACCGCACCTTCCGCCGGACCGAGTCGCGCACGTACGCCCGCTCGTACCTGGGCGCGAACCTGCGCCGCGCGCTGTCTGTGACGGCCGAGGACCTCGTGCCGCTGCGCGCCGGGGATGACCTACAGGTGGCGCACTGGTGCAAGGCGGTGATCACCGAGCAGCTGGCGCGGGTGGTCGTGAACGGCACGGCCCGCCCGTACCTGAACGACCTGCTGAGCTTCGTGCAGAACACCCTGATGGTCCGCGTGACCCGGCAGCGCCCGCCGCTGGTCGAGCAGTTGCCGGGCTTCCGGCGGGCGCGGGCGCGGTCCCTGGGCATGGTGGAGGCACTGATCGAGGAGCACCGCCGCGTCCCACCGGAGCAGGCGGGCCGGGCACCGGACCTGATCGATGACCTGCTGGCCGCGCAGGCCGCCGACCCGGCGTTCTGGTCGGACATGGACCTGCGCATGGCAACCATGGGGGCGTTCATCGCGGGCATGGACACTGCCGCGAACACCCTGGCGTTCGTGCTGTACCGCGTCGGGCGGCACCCGGAACTGGTCCCCGCTCTGGTCGCGGAGGCCGACACCGCCTTCCAGGACGGGCCGCCCAGCATGGACACCCTGGGGGGGCTGCCGCACCTGCACCGCTTCGTGATGGAGTGCCTGCGCCTGCACCCGATCGCGCCCGCCATGACCCGCACGGTCACGCAGGACTTCGAATTCGCGGGCGTCACGGTGCCGCAGGGTCGGCGGGTGATCATCGGTACGACCGTCCCGCACGGACTGGACGGGTGCTTCACGGACGCCGACCGCTTCGACCCGGAACGCTTCGCGCCGGGCCGCATGGAGCACCGCCGCCCCGGCGCGTTCGCGCCGTACGGACTGGGCACGCACATCTGCGCGGGCAGCGGCATGGCCGAGGGCCTGATCATGCTGAACCTCGCGGCGATCCTGCGGACCCTGGACCTGCGCGGCGACCCGGCATACGTGCTGCGCGAGGTCGCCCGCCCCACCGCCACGCCCGACGACCGCCTGACCCTGCGCGTGAACGCGGTGCGGCACCCGGCGGTCAGCCTGCTCGCCTGA
- a CDS encoding succinate dehydrogenase iron-sulfur subunit: MTQTHAPTSAAPVSASVPMMQLKVKVLRFDPEKDKKAHWTTYDVEAQASDRVLDVINHIKWYMEPSLTFRRSCMHGICGSDAMLINGRNRLACKTLVRDVAKSGGTITVEPIRGLKVEKDLLVDMEPFFDSYKAIMPYFINESPAPAAERIQSEEEAERMAHSSNCILCACCTTSCPIFWVNGSYLGPAAIVQAHRFIFDTRDEATQQRLGIMNQNTGVWRCRTAYNCTEACPRDIPITQLIEEVKRAVMYGQA, encoded by the coding sequence ATGACCCAGACCCACGCACCGACCAGCGCCGCGCCCGTCTCTGCGAGCGTGCCGATGATGCAACTGAAAGTGAAGGTCCTGCGCTTCGACCCCGAAAAGGACAAGAAGGCGCACTGGACCACCTACGACGTGGAAGCCCAGGCCAGCGACCGCGTACTGGACGTCATCAACCACATCAAGTGGTACATGGAGCCCAGCCTGACCTTCCGCCGCTCGTGCATGCACGGCATCTGCGGCAGCGACGCCATGCTGATCAACGGCCGTAACCGCCTCGCCTGCAAGACCCTGGTGCGCGACGTGGCCAAGAGCGGCGGCACCATCACGGTTGAACCCATCCGTGGCCTGAAGGTCGAGAAGGACCTGCTGGTGGACATGGAGCCGTTCTTCGACTCGTACAAGGCGATCATGCCGTACTTTATCAACGAGTCCCCGGCCCCCGCCGCCGAGCGCATCCAGTCCGAGGAAGAGGCCGAGCGCATGGCGCACTCCAGCAACTGCATCCTGTGCGCTTGCTGCACGACCTCCTGCCCGATCTTCTGGGTGAACGGCTCGTACCTCGGCCCGGCTGCGATCGTGCAGGCGCACCGCTTCATCTTCGACACCCGTGACGAGGCCACGCAGCAGCGCCTGGGCATCATGAACCAGAACACGGGCGTGTGGCGTTGCCGCACCGCGTACAACTGCACCGAGGCGTGCCCGCGCGACATCCCCATCACGCAGCTGATTGAGGAAGTCAAGCGCGCCGTCATGTACGGTCAGGCGTAA
- the sdhA gene encoding succinate dehydrogenase flavoprotein subunit, translated as MHHRYDVLVVGAGGAGLMAALYAAKGNVSVACISKLYPTRSHTGAAQGGIGAALGNVQEDHWEWHMFDTVKGGDYLTDQDAAEVFAKDIIDAVYELEHMGLPFSRTPDGKIAQRKFGGHTRDFGKAAVERSCYAKDRTGHMILQTLYQQNVKAGTTFYNEFHVTDLLIEDGRCRGVVAYELSTGELHTFHAKAVILAAGGYGRAFKITSNALTLTGDLMSIYYRKGLPLEDMEFYQFHPTGLAKLGILVTEGIRGEGGILRNDSGERFMERYAPTIKDLAPRDIVSRSIITEIREGRGVGRDKDAVNIDLTHLPREVIEGKLAEITDLARTYLGMDPVKDLVPIQPTAHYAMGGIPTDLNGLCLSDGNGGSVEGLYAAGEQACVSLHGANRLGTNSLGDLVVFGRRAGIYAAQYARQVEFPDMPENPERESVDLFDRLRSSNGKDNAASIRKELQESMMNNVGIFRNGPDMEKQVGIVQELKARYANVGVSDPSRRYNSELIEAMELGFMLDCAEAMTASALNRTESRGAHDREDFTTRDDENWLKHTMAYKDLNREGQVQIGYKPVSLKGFTRAFEPKPRVY; from the coding sequence ATGCATCATCGTTATGACGTTCTGGTTGTGGGTGCGGGCGGTGCGGGCCTGATGGCGGCGCTGTACGCGGCGAAGGGCAACGTGTCCGTGGCCTGCATCAGCAAACTGTACCCGACGCGTTCTCATACGGGCGCTGCGCAGGGCGGGATTGGCGCGGCGCTGGGGAACGTGCAGGAAGATCACTGGGAATGGCACATGTTCGACACGGTCAAGGGCGGCGATTACCTGACCGATCAGGACGCCGCCGAGGTGTTCGCCAAGGACATCATTGACGCCGTGTACGAGCTGGAGCACATGGGTCTGCCGTTCTCGCGCACGCCGGACGGGAAGATCGCGCAGCGTAAGTTCGGTGGTCACACCCGTGATTTCGGGAAGGCGGCCGTGGAGCGTTCCTGCTACGCGAAGGACCGCACGGGTCACATGATCCTTCAGACCCTGTACCAACAGAACGTGAAGGCCGGAACGACGTTCTACAACGAGTTCCACGTGACGGACCTGCTGATCGAGGACGGCCGTTGCCGCGGTGTGGTGGCGTACGAGCTGAGCACCGGCGAGCTGCACACCTTCCACGCGAAGGCCGTGATTCTGGCGGCGGGCGGGTACGGCCGGGCGTTCAAGATCACCAGTAACGCGCTGACCCTGACGGGTGACCTGATGAGCATCTACTACCGCAAGGGCCTGCCCCTTGAGGACATGGAGTTCTACCAGTTCCACCCGACGGGTCTGGCGAAGCTGGGCATCTTGGTCACGGAAGGCATCCGTGGTGAGGGCGGCATTCTGCGTAACGACAGCGGCGAGCGCTTCATGGAGCGGTACGCGCCGACCATCAAGGACCTCGCGCCGCGTGACATCGTGTCGCGCAGCATCATCACCGAGATCCGCGAGGGCCGGGGCGTGGGCCGCGACAAGGACGCCGTGAACATCGACCTGACGCACCTGCCGCGCGAGGTGATCGAGGGCAAACTGGCCGAGATTACCGACCTGGCGCGCACGTACCTGGGCATGGACCCGGTCAAGGATCTCGTACCGATCCAGCCGACGGCGCACTACGCGATGGGCGGCATTCCCACTGACCTGAACGGCCTGTGCCTGAGTGACGGGAACGGCGGCAGCGTGGAGGGCCTGTACGCGGCCGGTGAGCAGGCCTGCGTGAGCCTGCACGGCGCGAACCGCCTGGGCACCAACAGCCTCGGGGACCTCGTGGTGTTCGGCCGCCGCGCCGGGATCTACGCCGCGCAGTACGCACGTCAGGTGGAATTCCCGGACATGCCCGAGAACCCCGAGCGCGAGAGCGTGGACCTGTTCGACCGCCTGCGTAGCAGCAACGGCAAGGACAACGCCGCCTCGATCCGCAAGGAACTGCAGGAATCCATGATGAACAACGTCGGGATCTTCCGCAACGGCCCCGACATGGAAAAACAGGTGGGGATCGTGCAGGAGCTCAAGGCGCGTTACGCGAACGTGGGCGTCAGCGACCCCAGCCGCCGCTACAACAGCGAGCTGATCGAGGCGATGGAACTGGGCTTCATGCTCGACTGCGCCGAGGCCATGACCGCCAGTGCCCTGAACCGCACCGAGTCGCGCGGCGCGCACGACCGCGAGGACTTCACGACCCGCGACGACGAGAACTGGCTGAAGCACACCATGGCGTACAAGGACCTGAACCGCGAGGGTCAGGTGCAGATCGGGTACAAGCCCGTGTCGCTCAAGGGCTTCACGCGGGCGTTCGAACCCAAGCCCCGCGTGTACTGA
- a CDS encoding succinate dehydrogenase hydrophobic membrane anchor subunit — protein sequence MIRARTFTDARQQSHSNAELNWWIFMRISGLILVFLILGHIYMTFIQVSESDATFDAVVGKLANPAWKFYDWLILALSLMHGANGARYSIEDYVRSRPNRAWVKGVFYTVIALLFAFGTIGLFSI from the coding sequence ATGATTCGTGCCCGGACGTTCACGGATGCGCGGCAGCAGTCGCACAGTAATGCGGAGCTGAACTGGTGGATCTTCATGCGGATCAGTGGGTTGATCCTGGTGTTCCTGATTCTGGGGCACATCTACATGACGTTCATTCAGGTCAGCGAGTCGGACGCCACGTTCGACGCGGTGGTGGGGAAACTCGCGAATCCCGCCTGGAAGTTCTATGACTGGTTGATCCTGGCGCTGTCGCTGATGCACGGTGCGAACGGCGCGCGGTACTCCATTGAGGATTACGTGCGGTCCCGTCCGAACCGGGCGTGGGTGAAGGGTGTGTTCTACACCGTCATCGCGCTGCTGTTCGCTTTTGGAACTATTGGCCTGTTCTCAATCTGA
- the sdhC gene encoding succinate dehydrogenase, cytochrome b556 subunit, with product MYRGREGQWAFLLHRLSGLAILAYLLLHVFSIGSFIFGERFYMVIHETYDLWPFRIGLLFVTAGVVYHAFNGLRIIVMDFTGFGVAYQRQMWYGVLLISVAAFLYSAWTLYPRLVGGY from the coding sequence ATGTACCGAGGAAGAGAGGGGCAGTGGGCATTCCTGCTTCACCGCCTGTCCGGGCTGGCAATTCTGGCTTACCTGTTGCTGCATGTGTTCAGCATCGGGTCGTTCATTTTTGGTGAGCGGTTTTACATGGTGATTCACGAGACGTATGATCTGTGGCCGTTCCGGATCGGGTTGCTGTTCGTGACGGCGGGCGTGGTGTATCACGCGTTCAACGGGCTGCGGATCATCGTGATGGACTTCACGGGCTTTGGCGTGGCGTACCAGCGGCAGATGTGGTACGGGGTGCTGCTGATCAGCGTGGCGGCGTTCCTGTACTCGGCGTGGACGCTGTACCCGCGTCTGGTGGGGGGGTACTGA